One Gammaproteobacteria bacterium DNA segment encodes these proteins:
- the metG gene encoding methionine--tRNA ligase produces MTTVDRQILVTSALPYANGPIHIGHLVEYIQTDIWARFQRLRGHRCIYVCADDAHGTPIMLRAEREGITPEALIERMAEEHARDFAGFGIHFDNYYSTHSPENETLAGIIYERLEAGGHIATRTIRQAFDEKKGMFLPDRFVRGGCPRCGAPDQYGDSCEVCGATYSPTELVNPVSALSGDPPVERETEHFFVKLGDFEPMLREWTRAGHLQDEIAHKLDEWFTAGLQDWDISRDAPYFGFPIPGQKDKYFYVWLDAPIGYMASFMNLCARRDDLDFEAYWGPDSAAELYHFIGKDIAYFHTLFWPAQLTAGGFRLPTAVFCHGFLTVDGHKMSKSRGTFISARNYLDHLDPEYLRYYFAAKLGAGIDDIDLSLADFVQRVNADLVGKLVNIASRCAGFIHRLGGGKLATELPEPELYARFLARGEEVVAPAFEGREYGRAIREVMALADAANQYIDERKPWVMAKEAGREAEVQAVCTQGLNLFRVLMTYLKPVLPATAARAEAFLDAGPLDWRAIGDPLAGRGIRPFEPLLTRIDMDKVEQMVEDAKEPEATQAPRGPLAKDPLGAEIAFEDFAKVDLRVARIEAASLVEGADKLLRLTLDLGGETRNVFAGIRGAYAPEDLEGRLTVMVANLAPRKMRFGVSEGMVLAAGPGGADLWILSPDEGAEPGMRIK; encoded by the coding sequence ATGACTACAGTCGACCGTCAGATCCTCGTCACCAGCGCCCTGCCCTACGCCAACGGGCCCATCCATATCGGCCACCTGGTGGAGTACATCCAGACCGATATCTGGGCCCGCTTCCAGCGCCTGCGGGGCCACCGCTGCATCTACGTCTGCGCGGACGATGCCCACGGCACGCCCATCATGCTGCGGGCCGAACGGGAGGGGATCACCCCCGAGGCGCTGATCGAGCGCATGGCCGAGGAGCACGCGCGGGATTTCGCCGGCTTCGGTATCCACTTCGATAATTACTACAGCACCCACTCCCCGGAGAACGAGACCCTGGCGGGGATCATCTATGAGCGCCTCGAGGCGGGGGGGCACATCGCCACTCGCACCATACGCCAGGCCTTCGACGAGAAGAAGGGTATGTTCCTGCCGGACCGCTTCGTGCGCGGGGGTTGCCCCCGTTGCGGTGCACCGGACCAGTACGGCGACAGCTGCGAGGTCTGTGGAGCCACCTACAGCCCCACTGAGCTGGTGAATCCCGTCTCTGCCCTCTCCGGCGACCCGCCGGTGGAGCGGGAGACCGAGCACTTTTTCGTCAAGCTCGGCGATTTCGAACCCATGCTGCGGGAATGGACCCGCGCCGGCCATCTCCAGGACGAGATCGCCCACAAGCTGGACGAATGGTTCACCGCCGGCCTCCAGGACTGGGATATCTCCCGGGACGCCCCCTATTTCGGCTTTCCCATCCCCGGGCAGAAGGACAAATACTTCTATGTGTGGCTGGACGCCCCTATCGGCTACATGGCGAGTTTCATGAACCTGTGTGCGCGGCGGGACGACCTGGACTTCGAGGCCTACTGGGGCCCCGACAGCGCGGCGGAGCTCTACCACTTCATCGGCAAGGACATCGCCTATTTCCACACCCTGTTCTGGCCGGCTCAGCTCACGGCCGGCGGCTTCCGGCTGCCCACGGCGGTCTTCTGCCATGGTTTTTTGACGGTGGACGGCCACAAGATGTCCAAGTCCCGGGGCACCTTCATCAGCGCCCGCAATTATCTGGATCACCTTGACCCCGAATACCTGCGTTACTACTTCGCCGCCAAGCTGGGGGCGGGCATCGACGACATCGACCTCAGCCTCGCGGACTTCGTGCAGCGGGTGAACGCCGATCTGGTGGGCAAGTTGGTGAACATAGCCTCACGATGTGCGGGTTTCATCCATCGCCTGGGGGGGGGCAAACTGGCCACGGAACTGCCGGAGCCTGAGCTCTACGCCCGTTTCCTGGCCCGCGGCGAGGAGGTGGTGGCCCCGGCCTTCGAGGGCCGGGAGTACGGTCGCGCCATCCGCGAGGTGATGGCCCTGGCCGACGCGGCCAACCAATACATCGACGAAAGGAAGCCGTGGGTGATGGCCAAGGAGGCCGGGCGCGAGGCGGAGGTGCAGGCGGTATGCACCCAGGGGTTGAACCTGTTCCGGGTGCTCATGACCTACCTGAAGCCGGTGTTGCCCGCCACCGCCGCGCGGGCCGAGGCCTTCCTGGATGCCGGTCCCCTGGATTGGCGGGCCATCGGCGACCCCTTGGCGGGCCGGGGCATCAGACCCTTCGAGCCCCTGCTCACACGCATCGACATGGATAAGGTGGAACAGATGGTGGAAGACGCCAAAGAACCGGAAGCCACGCAGGCCCCTCGCGGCCCCCTGGCGAAGGACCCCCTGGGCGCTGAGATCGCCTTCGAGGATTTCGCCAAGGTGGACCTCAGGGTGGCGCGAATCGAGGCGGCGAGCCTGGTGGAGGGCGCCGACAAGCTGCTCCGGCTCACCCTCGACCTCGGCGGCGAGACCCGCAACGTGTTCGCCGGGATCCGCGGCGCCTATGCTCCGGAGGACCTGGAGGGCCGTCTCACGGTGATGGTGGCCAACCTGGCCCCCCGCAAGATGCGCTTCGGCGTGTCCGAGGGCATGGTGCTGGCCGCCGGCCCCGGCGGCGCCGACCTGTGGATCCTGTCCCCGGACGAGGGGGCAGAGCCGGGGATGAGGATCAAGTGA
- the rsxA gene encoding electron transport complex subunit RsxA gives MSEILLILVSTILVNNFVLVKFLGLCPFMGVSRKLETAMGMGLATTFVLTLSSVCSYLVNTYVLSPLGIEYLRTIAFILVIAVVVQFTEMVVHKTSPLLYRMLGIFLPLITTNCAVLGVALLNVQQHHGFVESAIYGFGAAMGFSMVLILFAAMRERIAAADVPVPFQGASISMITAGMMSLAFMGFAGLVKG, from the coding sequence ATGTCCGAAATCCTCCTCATCCTCGTCAGCACCATCCTGGTGAACAACTTCGTGCTGGTGAAGTTCCTGGGGCTGTGTCCCTTCATGGGGGTGTCGCGCAAGCTGGAGACGGCCATGGGCATGGGGTTGGCCACCACCTTCGTCCTCACCCTGTCCTCGGTATGCAGCTATCTGGTCAACACCTACGTGCTGTCGCCCCTGGGTATCGAGTACCTGCGCACCATCGCCTTCATCCTGGTGATCGCGGTGGTGGTGCAGTTCACGGAGATGGTGGTGCACAAGACCAGCCCGCTGCTGTACCGTATGCTGGGGATCTTCCTGCCGCTGATCACCACCAACTGCGCGGTACTCGGGGTGGCCCTGCTCAACGTCCAGCAGCACCATGGTTTCGTGGAATCGGCCATCTATGGCTTCGGTGCCGCCATGGGCTTCTCCATGGTGCTCATATTGTTCGCCGCCATGCGCGAGCGCATCGCCGCCGCGGACGTGCCGGTGCCCTTCCAGGGGGCCTCCATCTCCATGATCACGGCGGGCATGATGTCCCTGGCCTTCATGGGCTTCGCCGGCCTGGTGAAGGGCTGA
- the rsxB gene encoding electron transport complex subunit RsxB, with protein MLYAVLAIGGLAAIFGSLLGFAAVRFRVEGDPVVDKIDALLPQTQCGQCGFAGCRPYAEAMAAGEADINRCPPGGEGTIGALADLLGKDPVPLDEEVGEAKTARTVAVIDEPWCIGCTLCIQACPVDAIVGAAKQMHTVIADECTGCELCLPPCPVDCIHMKPVETEIGEWVWPFPGEPLERHG; from the coding sequence ATGCTCTACGCCGTCCTCGCCATCGGTGGTCTGGCCGCCATCTTCGGCTCCCTGCTGGGTTTCGCCGCCGTGCGCTTCCGGGTCGAGGGAGACCCGGTGGTCGACAAGATAGACGCCCTGTTGCCCCAGACCCAGTGCGGGCAGTGCGGCTTCGCCGGCTGCCGCCCCTATGCCGAGGCCATGGCCGCCGGCGAGGCGGATATCAACCGCTGCCCGCCGGGGGGGGAGGGCACCATCGGGGCCCTGGCGGACCTGCTGGGCAAGGACCCGGTGCCCCTGGACGAGGAGGTGGGGGAGGCGAAGACGGCACGCACCGTGGCGGTCATCGACGAACCCTGGTGCATCGGCTGCACCCTGTGCATCCAAGCCTGCCCAGTGGACGCCATCGTGGGCGCGGCCAAGCAGATGCATACGGTCATCGCCGACGAGTGCACGGGCTGCGAACTGTGCCTGCCGCCCTGCCCGGTGGACTGTATCCACATGAAGCCGGTGGAGACGGAGATCGGCGAATGGGTCTGGCCCTTTCCCGGGGAGCCGCTGGAAAGACACGGATGA
- the rsxC gene encoding electron transport complex subunit RsxC, translated as MSTRTGDFPGGLHLDGHKTPSSGRAVETMPVPPLLVFPLHQHIGEPALPVVEVGESVLAGQLIAHAEDYVSAPVHASTSGRVVAIEKRPVPHPSGLPAECIVVEADGEDRQAPCEAPGDFETMDLSALRNRIREAGIVGMGGAGFPTFIKLNPGPGGDIDTVVLNGVECEPYITCDDRLMQERAADIVSGALIIRHAVGAGRCVIGVEDNKPKAAAALRAAARDGVTVQTVVTRYPAGGEKQLIKILTGREVPSDGLPLNAGVVVQNVATAAAIFHAVSEGRPLISRVVTVTGPGVAEPRNLEVRLGTPVADVLAHCGADTAAVRAVVVGGAMMGFAIHDLASPVVKTTNCLLVDAVADDADQPQMPCIRCGACVEVCPQLLLPQQLYWYASVRDFDKVQDYSLFDCIECGCCNFVCPSHIPLASYFRFAKNEIWAQERERQRADRARERHEFNQARKEQEERERQERHRRKKARLKDPPDEAAPADSKKAAVQEALKRAQARKEGLEAGTEGTEDRG; from the coding sequence ATGAGCACCCGAACCGGCGACTTTCCCGGCGGCCTGCACCTCGACGGCCACAAGACGCCGTCCAGCGGGCGGGCGGTGGAGACCATGCCGGTACCACCCCTGCTGGTGTTCCCCCTCCATCAGCACATCGGCGAGCCGGCGCTGCCGGTGGTGGAGGTGGGCGAGTCGGTTCTAGCCGGTCAACTCATCGCCCACGCGGAGGACTACGTCAGCGCCCCGGTCCACGCCTCCACCTCGGGCCGGGTGGTGGCCATCGAGAAGCGTCCGGTGCCCCATCCCTCGGGACTGCCCGCCGAGTGCATCGTGGTGGAGGCGGACGGTGAGGACCGCCAGGCGCCCTGCGAGGCCCCCGGTGATTTTGAGACCATGGATCTCAGTGCCCTGCGCAACCGCATCCGCGAGGCGGGCATCGTCGGCATGGGGGGGGCGGGCTTTCCCACCTTCATCAAGCTCAATCCGGGCCCCGGGGGCGATATCGATACCGTGGTGTTGAATGGCGTGGAGTGCGAGCCCTATATCACCTGCGACGACCGTCTCATGCAGGAGCGGGCGGCCGACATCGTCAGCGGCGCCCTGATCATCCGTCACGCCGTGGGCGCGGGGCGCTGCGTCATCGGCGTGGAGGACAATAAGCCCAAGGCGGCGGCGGCCTTGCGTGCCGCGGCCCGGGACGGGGTGACGGTGCAGACGGTGGTCACCCGCTATCCCGCTGGCGGGGAGAAGCAGCTCATCAAGATCCTCACGGGGCGCGAGGTGCCGAGCGACGGCCTGCCCCTGAACGCCGGCGTGGTGGTGCAGAACGTGGCCACCGCCGCGGCCATATTCCACGCCGTCAGTGAGGGACGGCCCCTGATCTCCAGGGTGGTGACGGTGACCGGTCCCGGCGTGGCCGAGCCCCGCAACCTCGAGGTGCGGCTGGGGACGCCCGTCGCCGATGTGCTGGCCCATTGCGGTGCCGATACGGCGGCGGTGAGGGCCGTAGTGGTGGGTGGGGCCATGATGGGCTTTGCCATCCATGACCTGGCGTCGCCGGTGGTCAAGACCACCAACTGCCTGCTGGTGGACGCGGTGGCCGACGACGCGGACCAGCCCCAGATGCCGTGCATTCGTTGCGGTGCCTGCGTGGAGGTGTGCCCGCAACTGCTGTTGCCCCAGCAACTCTACTGGTATGCCAGCGTCCGGGACTTCGACAAGGTGCAGGACTACAGCCTGTTCGATTGCATCGAATGCGGCTGCTGCAACTTCGTGTGCCCCAGCCATATCCCCCTGGCTTCGTATTTCCGCTTCGCCAAGAACGAGATCTGGGCCCAGGAACGGGAGCGCCAGCGTGCCGACCGGGCCCGCGAGCGCCATGAGTTCAACCAGGCCCGCAAGGAGCAGGAGGAACGGGAACGCCAGGAGCGCCATCGCCGCAAGAAGGCGAGGCTGAAGGACCCGCCGGACGAGGCGGCCCCGGCGGACAGCAAGAAAGCCGCCGTGCAGGAGGCCCTGAAACGTGCCCAGGCCCGCAAGGAGGGCCTGGAGGCCGGGACCGAGGGCACGGAGGACCGGGGATGA
- the rsxD gene encoding electron transport complex subunit RsxD: protein MALNRPIAPLVHGDHSVRGVMVKVLYALVPALLVYVGFFGFGILIHMVLAVVVAVAAEAVMLRLRGRPVRPFVTDGSAPVTAMLLCFALPPLAPWWVTVVGVLFAIVVAKHLYGGLGNNPFNPAMAGYVLLLVSFPLPMTTWPVAFTVSGEYPGPLVSAAIIFLGPDGVASWDAITGATPLDLMKTQLGLNQVVPEIAAHPVFGDFGGKGWEWLANAFFLGGLWLLYKKVITWHIPVAMLGSLFIMSLGFAALDPGSHPSPLFHLFSGGAMIGAFFIATDPVSAATSPRGRLIYGAGIGILTFVIRTWGGYPDGVAFAVLLMNMMVPTIDYYTKPRVFGHGPQHGPEHGRDHGRDHGRG from the coding sequence ATGGCATTGAACCGGCCCATCGCGCCCCTGGTGCACGGCGATCACTCGGTACGGGGCGTCATGGTGAAGGTGCTCTACGCCCTGGTGCCGGCGTTGCTGGTCTACGTCGGTTTCTTCGGCTTCGGCATCCTCATCCACATGGTCTTGGCGGTGGTGGTGGCGGTGGCCGCCGAGGCCGTCATGCTGCGGTTGCGGGGGCGCCCGGTGCGCCCCTTCGTCACCGATGGCAGTGCCCCGGTCACCGCCATGCTGCTGTGCTTCGCCCTGCCGCCCCTGGCGCCCTGGTGGGTCACGGTGGTGGGCGTGCTGTTCGCCATCGTGGTGGCCAAGCACCTCTACGGCGGCCTCGGCAACAACCCATTCAACCCCGCCATGGCGGGCTATGTGCTGCTGCTGGTCTCCTTCCCCCTGCCCATGACCACCTGGCCGGTGGCGTTCACCGTGAGCGGCGAATACCCCGGGCCTCTGGTGAGTGCCGCCATCATCTTCCTGGGGCCCGACGGCGTGGCCTCGTGGGATGCCATCACCGGCGCCACCCCCCTCGACCTCATGAAGACCCAGCTCGGCCTCAACCAGGTGGTGCCGGAGATCGCCGCCCACCCGGTGTTCGGGGATTTCGGCGGGAAGGGCTGGGAGTGGCTGGCCAACGCCTTCTTCCTGGGCGGCCTGTGGCTGCTGTACAAGAAGGTCATCACCTGGCATATCCCCGTGGCCATGCTGGGGAGCCTGTTCATCATGTCCCTGGGTTTCGCCGCCCTCGACCCCGGCAGCCACCCCAGCCCCCTGTTCCATCTCTTCAGCGGCGGCGCCATGATCGGTGCCTTCTTCATTGCCACGGACCCGGTGAGTGCCGCGACGTCGCCGCGCGGCCGGCTCATCTACGGGGCCGGTATCGGTATCCTGACCTTCGTCATCCGTACCTGGGGCGGTTATCCCGATGGCGTCGCCTTCGCCGTGCTGCTGATGAACATGATGGTGCCCACCATCGATTACTACACCAAGCCGCGGGTCTTCGGCCATGGCCCCCAACATGGCCCCGAACATGGCCGTGATCATGGCCGTGATCATGGCCGGGGCTGA
- the rsxG gene encoding electron transport complex subunit RsxG → MAPNMAVIMAVIMAGADGVLLRAIARGALILGVFAVVGTVLVAGSYQLTRERIQANEREALLKRLHQVIPEVSYDNDLFGDVIEVHAPELLGTVRPVTIYRARKDGRVTAAVLTPVAPDGYNGRIELLVGVRPDGRVSGVRVLSHAETPGLGDGIEVERSDWMRGFRGRSLGDPPATRWQVKRDGGVFDQFTGATITPRAVVGAVRRTLEYVAKNEQWLFASAEEPPTEAKKQ, encoded by the coding sequence ATGGCCCCGAACATGGCCGTGATCATGGCCGTGATCATGGCCGGGGCTGACGGGGTACTGCTGCGCGCCATCGCCCGGGGCGCTCTCATCCTCGGGGTCTTCGCCGTGGTGGGCACGGTGCTGGTGGCCGGCAGTTACCAGCTGACCCGGGAGCGCATCCAGGCCAACGAACGGGAGGCCCTGCTGAAGCGTCTCCATCAGGTGATCCCCGAGGTGAGTTACGATAATGATCTGTTCGGCGATGTCATCGAGGTGCATGCCCCGGAACTGCTGGGCACGGTGCGGCCGGTGACCATCTACCGCGCTCGCAAGGACGGGCGCGTCACCGCCGCCGTGTTGACGCCGGTGGCGCCCGACGGCTACAACGGGCGCATCGAGCTGTTGGTGGGGGTGCGCCCCGACGGGCGCGTGTCGGGGGTGCGGGTGTTGTCCCATGCCGAGACCCCCGGTCTCGGGGACGGCATCGAGGTGGAGCGCTCCGACTGGATGCGCGGTTTCCGGGGGCGCTCCCTGGGGGACCCACCCGCCACCCGCTGGCAGGTGAAGCGGGACGGCGGGGTGTTCGATCAGTTCACCGGCGCCACCATCACGCCACGGGCGGTGGTGGGGGCGGTGCGGCGGACCCTGGAATACGTGGCGAAAAACGAGCAGTGGCTGTTTGCCTCTGCCGAGGAGCCGCCGACAGAGGCGAAGAAGCAATGA
- a CDS encoding electron transport complex subunit E, with translation MTDMEYGDLWREGLWRNNPALVQLLGLCPLLAVTGTAINGLGLGMATTLVLLVSNVTVSLVRHLVRPEIRIPVFVLVIASAVTAVELGMKAWFHDLHAILGIFIPLIVTNCAIIGRAESFASRHGPVPALVDGLAMGMGFTAVLVTLGMMREALGHGTLFQQAHLMFGSGAEWLTVTLVEDYNGVLVAILPPGAFLGMGLIIAVKNVVDARTRGRRKAARVVPAAALDGQGAAP, from the coding sequence ATGACAGATATGGAATACGGCGACCTCTGGCGCGAGGGCCTGTGGCGCAACAACCCGGCCCTGGTGCAACTGCTGGGCCTGTGCCCCCTGCTGGCGGTGACGGGCACGGCCATCAACGGCCTCGGCCTCGGTATGGCCACCACCCTGGTGTTGCTGGTCTCCAACGTCACCGTGTCCCTGGTGCGCCATCTGGTGCGACCGGAGATCCGCATCCCGGTGTTCGTGCTGGTGATCGCCTCGGCGGTGACGGCGGTGGAACTGGGCATGAAGGCCTGGTTCCATGATCTGCACGCCATCCTCGGCATATTCATCCCCCTCATCGTCACCAACTGCGCCATCATCGGCCGCGCCGAGTCCTTCGCCTCGCGCCATGGGCCCGTGCCCGCCCTGGTGGACGGGCTGGCCATGGGAATGGGCTTCACGGCGGTGCTGGTGACCCTGGGGATGATGCGCGAGGCCCTGGGCCATGGCACCCTGTTCCAGCAGGCCCACCTGATGTTCGGCAGCGGCGCCGAGTGGCTCACGGTGACCCTGGTGGAGGACTACAACGGCGTGCTGGTGGCCATCCTGCCCCCCGGCGCCTTCCTCGGCATGGGGCTCATCATCGCCGTGAAGAACGTGGTGGATGCGCGCACCCGGGGCCGCCGCAAGGCCGCCCGGGTGGTGCCCGCCGCCGCCCTCGATGGCCAGGGGGCCGCCCCTTGA
- the nth gene encoding endonuclease III: MNKARRTAFFERLREANPRPTTELEYRSPFELLVAVVLSAQATDKGVNKATARLFPVAATPREMLALGEEGLKSYIKTIGLFNAKARNIIAACRRLEEEHGGEVPRDRAALQALPGVGRKTANVILNTAFGEPTIAVDTHIFRVANRTGLAPGKTPLAVEQALEKAVPGPFKQDAHHWLILHGRYTCTARRPKCGACVVHDLCEYRGKEAA, translated from the coding sequence ATGAACAAGGCCCGGCGCACCGCCTTCTTCGAGCGCCTGCGGGAGGCCAATCCACGGCCCACCACGGAGTTGGAATACCGTTCTCCCTTCGAGCTGCTGGTGGCGGTGGTGCTGTCCGCCCAGGCCACGGACAAGGGGGTCAACAAGGCCACGGCGCGGTTGTTCCCGGTGGCCGCCACGCCGCGGGAGATGCTGGCCCTCGGCGAGGAGGGCCTGAAGTCCTACATCAAGACCATCGGCCTGTTCAACGCCAAGGCCCGGAACATCATCGCCGCCTGCCGCAGGCTGGAGGAGGAGCACGGCGGTGAGGTGCCGCGCGACCGCGCCGCACTGCAGGCCCTGCCGGGAGTGGGGCGCAAGACGGCCAACGTGATCCTCAACACCGCCTTCGGCGAGCCCACCATCGCCGTGGACACTCACATCTTCCGGGTCGCCAACCGCACCGGTCTGGCCCCGGGCAAGACCCCCCTGGCGGTGGAGCAGGCCCTGGAGAAGGCGGTGCCCGGCCCGTTCAAACAGGATGCCCACCACTGGCTGATTCTCCATGGCCGCTATACCTGTACCGCGCGCCGGCCGAAGTGCGGGGCATGTGTGGTCCATGATCTGTGCGAGTATCGCGGTAAGGAGGCGGCATGA
- a CDS encoding DUF1841 family protein, producing the protein MTDDPDLQGQRRDLREVYIRAWRKHLERRPLEPLEALLVDVIGRHPEYHGLLSAEGVADRDFHEETGGTNPFVHLGLHVALREQVAADRPPGIRVLYEGLAARFSDPHALEHAVMECLVTVLWEAQSRGGAPDEAQLLECMRGLA; encoded by the coding sequence ATGACGGATGACCCGGATCTCCAGGGCCAGCGCCGGGACCTGCGGGAGGTCTATATACGCGCCTGGCGCAAGCATCTGGAGCGGCGCCCCCTCGAGCCCCTGGAGGCCCTGCTGGTGGATGTCATCGGACGCCATCCGGAATACCACGGCCTGCTGAGCGCGGAGGGTGTGGCCGACCGGGACTTCCACGAAGAGACGGGTGGCACCAACCCCTTCGTCCACCTGGGCCTCCATGTGGCCCTGCGGGAGCAGGTGGCGGCCGACCGGCCGCCGGGGATCCGTGTCCTCTACGAGGGCCTGGCGGCCCGCTTCAGTGATCCCCATGCCCTCGAGCACGCCGTCATGGAGTGCCTGGTCACCGTGCTGTGGGAGGCCCAGTCCCGGGGCGGGGCGCCCGACGAGGCGCAGTTGCTGGAGTGCATGAGAGGGTTGGCGTGA
- a CDS encoding SpoIIE family protein phosphatase, whose product MKAAGDEGREASLKALAEELKDPLGLLADVSQAFATSLDLDETLENTVAQISHYMHAEAASLFLLENDDTELVCKASAGPVDVVGLRLGADQGIVGKSVTSGQVQFIRDVRSDPAFAGFVDARTGFETRSVLCAPLILRGHCLGAMEVLNKGEGDGLFDASDRHLLQVLASSAALVIRNARMAVELVEQERIRKELELAREIQATLLPGQGNPADPITGVNIPAREVSGDFYDYYRLADGRMAFSLGDVSGKGMNAALLMAKTSSLLHCLGKGITRPSELLAQVNREVCESVTRGMFVTLVAGIYDAAHDEVCLANAGHQPPMLLDAAGGMTELPATAPPLGILADVEFPEQRVRLEGRRLYLFTDGVTEAPGPGGGDLGVEGLRRELAIHGALPARERLERVVAELAGREAVRRDDITLLVIESPRETRHRYAFEARAENLEGLRGYVDGVLRAMTCPDKLRDQLVLAVNEACMNIIQHGYGGDSRDAITLQILNNDGIVEFRVEDAAPPVDPAKIKPRALTDIRPGGLGTHFIRQIMDEVDYQVPQHGRGNRLVMRKRISNQEVARDAV is encoded by the coding sequence GTGAAGGCCGCCGGCGACGAGGGGCGGGAGGCCAGCCTCAAGGCCCTGGCCGAGGAACTCAAGGACCCCCTGGGCCTGCTGGCCGACGTCAGCCAGGCCTTCGCCACCTCCCTCGATCTCGACGAGACCCTGGAAAATACCGTCGCTCAGATCTCCCATTACATGCACGCCGAGGCGGCTTCCCTGTTCCTGCTGGAGAACGATGACACGGAACTGGTGTGCAAGGCCTCGGCGGGGCCGGTGGACGTGGTGGGGCTGCGCCTCGGGGCCGACCAGGGCATCGTCGGCAAGTCCGTCACCAGCGGCCAGGTGCAGTTCATCCGCGACGTGCGATCCGACCCCGCGTTCGCCGGCTTCGTCGATGCCCGGACGGGCTTCGAGACGCGCTCGGTGCTGTGCGCCCCCCTGATCCTGCGGGGCCATTGCCTGGGGGCCATGGAGGTGCTCAACAAGGGCGAGGGGGATGGCCTGTTCGACGCCAGTGACCGGCATCTGTTGCAGGTGCTGGCCTCCTCCGCGGCCCTGGTGATCCGCAATGCCCGCATGGCGGTGGAACTGGTGGAGCAGGAGCGCATTCGCAAGGAGCTGGAACTGGCCCGCGAGATCCAGGCCACCCTGCTGCCGGGACAGGGTAATCCCGCGGATCCCATCACCGGCGTCAACATCCCCGCCCGCGAGGTGTCCGGGGATTTCTACGACTACTACCGGCTGGCGGACGGACGCATGGCCTTCAGCCTCGGCGACGTATCCGGCAAGGGCATGAACGCCGCCCTCCTGATGGCCAAGACCTCCAGCCTGCTCCACTGCCTGGGCAAGGGCATCACGCGCCCCTCGGAACTGCTGGCCCAGGTCAACCGCGAGGTGTGCGAGTCCGTCACCCGCGGCATGTTCGTGACCCTGGTGGCGGGTATCTACGATGCCGCCCATGACGAGGTCTGTCTGGCCAATGCCGGCCACCAGCCCCCGATGCTTCTGGATGCCGCGGGCGGCATGACGGAGCTGCCCGCCACCGCCCCGCCCCTGGGGATACTGGCGGACGTGGAGTTCCCGGAACAGCGCGTGCGCCTCGAGGGCCGGCGCCTGTACCTGTTCACCGACGGGGTGACCGAGGCGCCGGGCCCCGGGGGCGGCGATCTGGGAGTGGAGGGATTGCGCCGGGAATTGGCGATCCACGGTGCCTTGCCGGCCCGCGAGCGCCTGGAGCGGGTGGTGGCCGAACTCGCCGGACGCGAGGCGGTGCGCCGCGACGACATCACCCTGCTGGTGATCGAGAGTCCGCGGGAAACGCGCCATCGTTACGCCTTCGAGGCGCGGGCGGAGAACCTCGAGGGCTTGCGGGGATACGTGGATGGCGTCCTGCGCGCCATGACCTGTCCCGACAAGCTGCGGGACCAGCTGGTGCTGGCGGTCAACGAGGCCTGCATGAACATCATCCAGCACGGTTACGGCGGCGATTCCCGGGATGCAATCACCCTGCAGATACTCAATAATGACGGGATAGTGGAATTTCGGGTCGAGGATGCGGCGCCACCCGTCGATCCGGCGAAGATCAAGCCGCGGGCATTGACGGACATCCGGCCGGGGGGACTGGGTACCCATTTCATCCGCCAGATCATGGACGAGGTGGACTATCAGGTGCCGCAACACGGGAGGGGGAATCGATTGGTCATGAGGAAAAGAATCAGCAATCAAGAGGTGGCGCGCGATGCAGTGTGA
- a CDS encoding STAS domain-containing protein codes for MQCEVRKEATFDVVSLKGEVDLSTSPAVRQAILASLEAGTPVAIELQDVTYIDSSGVASLVEGYQTAKSRGLLFTLVGASESVMGVLELARLDKVFPIAETLGELTADGG; via the coding sequence ATGCAGTGTGAGGTCCGTAAAGAGGCCACCTTCGACGTGGTCAGCCTGAAGGGCGAGGTGGACCTGTCCACGTCGCCGGCGGTGCGCCAGGCCATCCTCGCCAGCCTGGAGGCGGGCACTCCGGTGGCCATAGAACTCCAGGATGTGACCTACATCGACAGCTCCGGGGTGGCCAGCCTGGTGGAGGGGTACCAGACCGCCAAGTCCCGCGGCTTGCTTTTCACCCTGGTGGGGGCCAGCGAGTCGGTGATGGGGGTGCTCGAACTGGCGCGCCTGGACAAGGTCTTTCCCATCGCCGAGACCCTGGGCGAGCTGACGGCGGATGGCGGTTGA